Part of the Nostoc sp. ATCC 53789 genome, TGAAATAACAAATCTTCGATGATGCAAGATTCGTTGGGGAAAGCCTCTTTAACTGCGGATAGAAGCATCGAGATATAAGATGCACCAGGAACTATTCTGACTTCGTTTAATTGATGATCCTCTAGGTAAGCAGGCGAATTGAGGCTAAATTGGGTTTCAAAGCGAATTTCTGGAGAAAATGGTAATTTTAGCCTATGACCGAGTACAGGATGGAGGGTTTTGCTAGTCTTGGCGGGTAAAGTCTGTTGGCGATGGGATGTCTCAACCCAATAGCGCTGGCGCTGGAACGGATAATTTGGCAGTACTAGGCGACGACGGGGATAATCTTGATCAAAGCCAGACCAGTTGATTGATGCCCCACGCAAGTATAATTCCTGCAAGCTCTGAAGTAGCTGTTGCCAATCCGACTGTCCTGGGCGCAAACTAGGGAGCCAAACTCCTACTCCTTCAGGGAGACACTTACGACCCATTCCCAGTAAAATTGGTTTTGGCCCGACCTCTAGAAAAATTTCGCAACCTTGCTGCTCAAGGGTTTCCATCCCAGAAGCAAATCTCACTGACTGGCGCAAATGTCTGACCCAATATTCCGCATTGGTGATTTCTGTGGTCACTACTGTGCTGGTAACATTAGAAATCAGTTTGATATTAGGTAATGAAAAGCTGACTTCTGCGGCAATTCGCTCAAATTCCGCCAACACTGGTTCCATTAAAGGAGAGTGGAAGGCGTGGGAAACGTTTAACTTGACACTATTAACGCCTTCGCTTTGCAGAGTAGACATCACGGCTGCGACTGCTTGATGCTGTCCAGAAATAACGACACTTTCCGGGCCGTTAATGGCAGCAATCGAGACTTGATCGGCATAAGGTTGAATAGCTGCGAATACTCGCGCTTGGGAGGCGAATATATTGACCATTGCCCCATCTTGAGGTAGTGACTGCATGAGGCGAGCGCGGATAGCAACCAATTTTAGCCCATCTTCCAGACTAAACACTCCTGCTATACAAGCGGCGACATATTCACCCAAACTATGACCCATAACTACTGTAGGTTCTATGCCCCAAGATTTCCATAACTGGGAGACTGCATACTCTAGGGCAAATAAAGCTGGTTGGGTGTAGGCAGTCTCATTGAGAGGGCTAGTCCCAGATTCAGGATAGAGAATCGATAATAAAGGCTGTTCTAAATAAGGACGGAGAATTTCATCACAACGATCTAAGGTTTGCCGGAATGTCGGTTGGGTTTCGTAGAGTTCTCGCCCCATACTTATATATTGAGAACCCTGTCCGGTAAATAGAAAGGCAATTTTCGGGCGCTTTTTGTTGTGTAATTGTCCGCTCACGGCTGGAGTTTTACCTGCTGCAAAAGCTGCCAATTGTTGACGTAAGTCCTGAGTAGATTCAGCGACAACAGCAAAACGATGGTCAAAATGCGATCGCCCTGTATTCGCACTGAAACAAATATCTGCTATATTTGCTTTGCTATCACCTGCCAAAAAAGATTCGTAGCGGCTGACAAGTGACTGTAGTGCTGATTCAGTTTTCGCCGATAAACTCAAAAGATGAAGCGGACGCTCAGTTTTTGCCTGTACTGATTTAATTTCCGGTGCTGCTTCCAAAATCAGATGGACATTTGTACCACTCATGCCAAAGGAACTGACCCCAGCTAGTCGTCGTCCATCTGCCCCTAATGGCCACTTGGTGGGTTGAGTCGGAACCACAACCGGCAGTTTTTCCCAAGGAATATAGGGATTAGGTTGTTGAAAATGTAAATGTGGTGGTATCTCTGTGTGCTGGAGAGCTAATACAACTTTCATTAATCCAGCAACTCCGGCGGCTGATTCCAAATGACCAACCTGAGTTTTGACAGAACCAATAGTTAGGGGATTGTCTTCTGAGCGACCTTGACCTAATACTGCTCCCAAGGCTAACACCTCAATGGGATCGCCTAAAGGTGTACCAGTCCCGTGAGTTTCCACATATTGAATCTGATGGGCTTGGACGTTGGCATTTTCTAAGGCTTTGCGAAGTAATTTTTCTTGAGCCGAACCATTTGGGGCTGTCAGACCATTACTAGAGCCATCATGGTTGTATGCTGAACCTCGAATCAATGCCAGGATAGGATCGCCATCAGCTAAAGCATCAGATAAACGTTTGAGTACTACTATGCCACATCCTTCTCCGCGTCCGTAACCATCGGCGCTGGCATCAAAAGTTTTACAACGACCATCGGTAGATAAGGCTTTTAATTTACACAGACCAATGGAAGGATCTGGTGAGAGAATCAGGTTGACACCACCAGCTAAAGCCATATTGCATTCTTGAGAACGGAGGCTTTGGCAAGCTAGATGCACCCCTAACAGGGAAGATGAGCAAGCTGTATCTAACTGCATGGTAGCTCCTTGCAGACCCAAGACGTAAGCCAAACGCCCAGCTGCCATACTTCTGAGAATACTTAAAGTATTGTAGGCATCAATTTGAGTGCGATCGCCATAAAAGCTCAGTTGTGCGTAGTCATCCATAGACAGCCCGACGAATACCCCTGTAGGACTACCATTTAACTTTTCTGGTGCTTGTCCAGCATTTTCTAGCGCTTCCCAGGTTACTTCCAAAAGTAGTCTCTGTTGAGGGTCGAGGCTGACGGCTTCGCGGGGAGAGATGCCAAAGAACTGAGCATCGAACTTGTCTACCTCATTTAAAAAACCGCCGTGCTGGGTGTACATTTTCCCCAATACATCGGGGTCTGGATGATAAAACTCATCTACTGGCCATCTTTGTGCAGGAATTTTGCTAATGGCATCTACCCCATTATGTAATAGATTCCAGTAATCCTCTGGGTTATTGACACCCCCAGGTAAACGGCAAGACATCCCAATAATAGCGATGGGTTCTTTCTGTAATTGCTCAACAGTATCAACTTCAGACCGCATCCGCCGCAATTCTAAAATGGCATTTTCTAGTAACAAGCGGTAATTTGTGTTCTCTGAATTAGGACTCATACTAATCTCCTTTGTTTAACTGTGGCAATTTCTTTGGTTAGTAATTCAGCTATTTCCGCGTCTGAGAGTGCTTTTAAGTCTGCTGATTCGGTCAGTTCTGCTTTGTTTGTAAGTAATTCTACAGATACTAATAGACTTTCTGTGTGCAGATTAGACTCTGGCTTTGTCTTGGCTAATTCTGTCGGTTGGGGAATTTTTTGACTGGCTAGGTGGCTTGCTAAAGATTCGATGGTGGAGAAGTTCCAGACTATAGTTGCTTCTAAGGGATATCCCAACCATTCACTCAATTCTTGGGCTAACTTAACAGCCCTAACGGAATCTAATCCATAATCAGCAAATGACTTACTTTGGTCGATTGACTGGGCTGCTACTGCCAATTTTCTCACGACCCAATCCATAATCCAGTTTTCGATCAATTCGGCAGTTTGGTAAGAGACATTTACCGACGCAGATGTCTGAGTTTTGCTAACCACAGTACTATGGGAAGATGCAGCAGAATTTTCTTGCCTTAGTAGCCGCTTGAGTATTTTGCCAGTCGGGTTCTTGGGGATGGAGGAGACAAATTCGACGGCACTAGGAACTTTATATTTAGCCAGTTTCTGGTAACAGAAGGCAATTATTTCTTCTTCTGTAACTACTTGGTCTGGTTTGAGAACAACACTAGCCTTAACCTGTTCACCTAGTATTGAATCTGGTACACCGTAGACAGCTACCTCTGCAATACCTGGATGCTGGTAAATAACATTTTCAACTTCGGCTGGGTATACTTTTAATCCACCGTTGTTGATCATATCTTTGAGGCGGTCAACGATGTAAAAGTAGCCCAATTCATCTATTTGACCAATATCACCGGTGTGAAACCATCCGTTCTTAATGGCTTTGGCAGTTTCAGCCGGACGATTCCAGTAACCTAGCATGACATTGACACCGCGAATAACAATTTCGCCGAGTTCACCAGGGGCAACTTCGCAACCATCATCGAGGCTGACAATCTTCATCTCGACATTTTCAATTGGTGAACCAATAGAACCCAGTTTGTACCTCAATTCGTGGTTATAACTAGCTAATGGTGATGTTTCTGTAAGACCATACCCTTGGTTGATGACTTTACCAAACTTGTCTTGCCAACGTTTGGCAATTTCTATAGGCAAACCTGCGGCAGCAGAGAAGTAGTAACGCACTGAATCCAAATCGCGGATAGATGCTTTATCGCATAAAAGAATAAAAGTCGTGGGAACACCAAAAAAGATTGTAATATTATATTCGCTTATAGTTGTCAGTACCGTTTCTGGGTCAAACGATCGCTGTAAAACGATAGTTGCACAGGTATTAAGTCCACTATTGAGAACTGCATTCTGCCCGAAACAGTGGAACATCGGTAAGAATAGTAAAATTTGATCATTAGGGCGCATTTCGCAACAGTGATTCATTGAGTGCATATTAGAAATCACATTGCCATGAGATAAAGTAGCGCCTTTAGGGAAACCTGTTGTACCAGAAGTATAAAGAATCGCCGCCGGATCATCACGTTCCATCTCCACAGCACGGGCGCTAGACGAAGCGTTTGCCATGAATTCACTCAATGCGATCGCGTCAGATGCTTTCCCCTCAGCAATTAAGATGTGCTTGAGGTGCGGTAAATCCTGCTTGGGCAATTTTTCTCGCAGCGTTTCTGTGGTTACGAGTACAACTGCTCCACAGTCATTGAGAATAAACTTGAGTTCATCGCTTTGCAGACTTGGGTTAATGGAAACTGCGATCGCCCCAATCTTGAGAATCCCCAGATAGGAAATAACAAATTCAGGAATGTTTGGTAATAATAATGCTATGCGATCGCCACGTTCAATCCCTAACCCCAGTAAAGCATTGGCAAAGCGATTTGCCATTTCATTCAGTTGTTTATAAGTAAAATATAAGCCTTCAAAAATGAGCGCTGGTTTGTTAGGAAAAAGGCAGCAACCACGCTCCACATTTTGGGAAATATTCATAAAAGTTGTTGCAATATTTAAGTTGTAGCTCTTGTTGTACTTATCGCCTTGATGTAGAGAATTTATGCAATAAGTGGATGAAATTAGTAAACAGTCAACAGTTCAATTGACTGCCGACTGTTCACTATTGATTAATAACTGTTAACAGATATCTTGAACTGCTTTCACAATCAAACCACCAGCCGCGATATCAGCAGAAATCCGGGCAATATGCTCATCCAAACCTTGCTCATTATCATTCCAAATATATGGGCGATCTGAACTTGGTTTTTGTCCAACTACATGGCGGACTGCTGAATACAACCGCTCAGTTGCAGGTGATAGACAGACGCGTGCATCGTAATGACCAGTCTTTTTATATGTGCGGAGGTCAACAGCTTGGACTCCAAACATGAGAGCGATCGCCATATAATTCTGGAATATATCGACAGAACGGCGGGCTAGAGTCGCTGAAGTGTATCCTTGACTGTTGATGTTCTGATTAAATTGTTCCGCATGGGTAGGAAAGCGATCGGCGATAGAATTTCCATAGAAGGTCAACAGTGGCATAATTGAGTTACCGCATATTTGCAGACCTTTGAGTCCCATATTGACTTTACGTTCTCGGTTGCCAAGTAAAGATGGTGGCAGTCCATTGCTAAACTCCGGTGAGGCGAGGAGGGCAATTTGCACATCCAAATGTTTAGCCATTAGCCCAATGTAGTAACGTAGGTGATCCATTCCCACACCCACATACTGTCCGAGAAAATTGCCTCCATGATAGCTAGCTTGGTTATTCACATCAATCAGTGGATTATCGGTTACTGAGTTGATTTCAATTTCGATTTGTTTGGCAATCTGGGAAATTCCATCAACGATTGGCCCCAAATACTGGGGAAGGCATCGGAGTGAGTAACGATCTTGAATTAATTCGTGATCACGATAATCATGTTTACCATCTAACTCATCACGGACTAGCTGGGAATTTGCTAGCAAAGAAATCATCTGATCTGCTGCCCATAATTGACCAGGATGTGGTTTGGAATTATGGATAAATGGATGGAATGATTGATTGGTTCCGTTTAAAGCTTGGATATCTAGAGCGTGAACGCCCATAGCGATCGCAGTTAAAATTTGCGTATCGTAGACGCAGTTTGCCGCAATGCCCGTCATTACTGAAGTGCCGTTCATCATCGCCAAGCCTTCTTTCGGCAACAATGTCAGGGGTGACAAATTCAGCTGACTTAGGGCTGTTGGCGCATCCATCTCTTTACCGTTGAAGTCAACCTTAAAACTGGGATCTAAGCCTATCAGTGAACCAGTAATGTAGGATAGTGGCACTAAATCACCACTGGCACCAATTGAGCCAAACTCATACACATACGGTGTAACACCAGCGTTGAGAAAAGTTTCCATGCGCTTGATAAGTTCCAGCCTGATGCCAGATGCACCATACATGTGAGAGTTTGCCCGCAATAGCATAGCTGCGCGCACATCAGCCAAGGGTAATTTGTTACCTGCACCTGTTTTAAGGAACCAAACTAAGTTGGTTTGGAGTTCAGATGCTTGTTCACGGGATATGGCAACATTGGCCATACCACCAAAGCCAGATGTTACTCCGTAAATTGGTTCCCCTGATTCAACAGCATTATTAATGTAATCACAAGATGCGTGAATATTCTGCAAAACGTCTGCGTTATCGGTTAAAGACACTAAGGCACCATTGCGTGCTACCCTTGCAACATCATTGATTGTGAGTTTCTGATTACCAATAATTACATTGCCAGAGGAATTTCCAGTGAAAGAAAATTGTTGAGGTAAGGTTTTGCTTTGTGCTTGAGATAGTGTCTTCATACAGGGATTATGTTTAACTTGTAGTAGGTATTGCAATTAACTTAACTTTTGTTTTTTGCTGAGAGTATTTGACATAACATTTCAGCAAATACAAATTGATATTTAGCTGGCATCAGTGTTTTAGCGAAGCAGTCATTCTCCATGATTGAAACTTTCGAGAATAATTTTTGGAGAAGTTCACGTAAGAATTAACCAAAAAAATTAGCCATTTGTTTCAATTTGTTTGCTCATATATTGATGACAGAGATTCCGTTTGTTGTGTTTTGAAATTACAACATGAGAGAATAAAACTTGTCATCGTTTGTTCTGTAATTGAACTGTTATATATTTAACTGGAGTAAGTAAAAGATTTATGCAACTATTCCATAAATTTGACATTATTTATTTTACTTACCTGCGATCGGATATATTAAAAGCTTTATGTGGAATAGATTTCGCCTATTTCGGTCTCTACAAAACTGATGCAGCACGGTATAAACAGCACAATCATTTAAAATCCGTGAAAAGCTCATATAGTAAACTTTTCACGGATTTTAAATGATTAGATATTTTCTTACTCGAAAATGCCTAACAACATAAGTAAGTTGGCGTTAAAAAAACTAAGTATATTTACGAAACGTAAATATGCTTAAAACCCTTACTAATGACCAATGACAAAGGACAGCCTTAGCCAGTTAGCTTTAATTTCGCCGACCTACTTAGCTCAATCAAATCAAGCCGCATCCGAAAATTATGTAACTCGATATTAGTAGGCGGCAAGAACTTGGTTAACTTTCTGTTTCTGTAACTTTATGCTGAAGGCTATTATTTACCTTTAACTCGCTTTTTCATGTTCTTCCCTATAGCACCGACTCAGTAAAGCACCTACTCCACCTATGCCTAGACTAATCAGTATTATTAAAGTATTAGGTTCTGGAACAGTAGCGAAAGTGCCATTCACGATAATCTGAGTTGGCTCAGGAACATTTGGTTATAGATCAATTATGACGCTTCCAGCAAGGGATAATATGCCATTAGCACCAGTGAATCTTCCCTCTTCACCAGTGATATTTACGAGTTAAGTAATTCGGAACGGAAATTTTTTATTCTGTCTGCCCACATAAAACAAAAACACGGCAAAGATGATTATTGTCAAGCTAAATATATAACCATCACCAAAAACTTTGATAGCTAAAGATGAAGCAATAGGTCCAGCAGTACATCCGAAACTATATATAGCTGTGAACAAAGCACTTCCAGAAGATAGTTCATTTCTAGAAAGTTTTGCTCCAATTAATGCCATTGCTATGGGAAAAATCGGGCTGATACTAGCTCCAGCAATAAATGCAAATATCTGGGTAGCCGTAGAGTTTTGAATCAATGAAAGAGATAAAAACGACAATATTACGATAGACACGCTCATAAAAAGAACTTTGAGTCTGCCGAATTTGTCTGCTATGTGAGTAACTGGAACAGTAGAGAGCAAGCCGCCAACTACAAATACAGCAAAGGTATAGCCGATCTGCTCTATATTGTAATTTTGTCGTAGCAGATAAACCGGATATAAAGAAACTAGCGTTGATTCGGCAAAACCATAGGCAAATGCGCCCTGAAGAGGAAGTTTCAGCTTGTTGAAAATTCCGGAACGTGAAGATTGTTGAAAAACAACTGCTTTATCTGGTAGAGCTATCCAGACTACAATTACGCCGCTAAAAATTAAAGCACTACCCAACAAAAAAGAAAGTTTTGGTGAAACATTATACAAAGCAGAACCAATTACTGGGCCAATACCAAATCCAAAAGTAAAAGCTAGAGCATTCAAACCATTGACGATCGCTCGATTACCTTCATGACAAAAGTGATTCAATGCAGTGTTTCCACTGACTAGATATAAACAACAAGCAATGCCCATAACAGCACGTATAATAAACCACAAAGGCATTGATGTAGTCATAGTGAACAAAGGAGCGCTAATACCCATCATTGTCAAGCCAAGCATCATAGTTTTACGAAGCCCCAACTTGGGTAATACTTTTACTACGAACGGTGTTCCCAAAGCTATGACTAGAAAATACACCGTAGAATTTGCTCCTATCCATAAATCATCAACTTGATGTTGCGCCATTAATGTTGAGATAAAGGGATTAAATAGCCCTATAGAAATACCAGACAAAAAAGCTATGCTATACAAAGCTGGTAATCCAGTAGAGAACGGGGAATTTGATTTTGTCGAGATCAATTCTGTCATAAAACTTGAGGATAATTGATAAATTACGTGGTTTGATTGCATCGTATTTATACGATGCAAGCAATCTTGTTATCGCAAAATAGCTACGCAAAACAGAAATAGCCATTTTTGCAATAGACTTATTTTTTGCACTTTGTTGAAATAGATTTAGCTACTTAGGAAAGTATAGATTTATATCTGAAATTCTTAATTGTTGTTGATAGCTACTAGGTAATTTAAATGTTGGGATAATGACTGCAAAAAGAGTGATTGAGAATTATGCAAAAAGAAATGATCTCCAGGAAACATTTGTAGGTTGAAGTAGCTACTAGTCTGCTCACGCCAAGCTTCTAAAGCATCAACCTTAATTGCTTTATCCTGCAAACCTCCAAATACAGAGATTGGGCATTCGAGTGGCATTTCACTTTTGTAAATGTATGTCTCTAGTATCGTAAAATCCGCTCGTAGACAAGGCAAGAAAAGTTGTAACATTTGTTCATTCTGCAAAATCTCATTGGGAATTGCATTATAACGATCGCAAAGTTCAGCCAGGAATTTAGCTTCAGGCATTTTGTGAATAAACGGTTTGAGAATTGGTTTTTGGGGAGCAGGGCAACAAGCAGCAAATAAATGAACAGGGCTAAGATTATATTCATGACGTAGTAGACGCGCTATCTCAAAGCCAAGTGTTGCACCCATGCTATGTCCAAAAAAAGCAAATGGCATATTCAGATACGGTCTAATTTTTGATGCCAAAGTTTGAATAAGAGGTAAAAAATTGGTATAGGAAGGTTCTTGCAATCGACGGCCTCTTCCAGGAAGTTGAACTAAGTAAACCTCTACATCCTTTGGTAATTTGTTTGTCCATGTACTATATGTCGAAGTTGTACCCCCCGCACATGGAAAAAAGAATAAGCGAAGTTGGGCCTTTGGATTAAGCTGAGGGCAGCTAATCCAAGGATCAACTATTAGTTTTGCTGTCATAAAATTATGTGTGTAATCTGAAAACTTTTGTTATAAAACCTAACCATATTTCTTTATCAGACTGTGATAACTGCTATTAAATAGAGATAATTAAATAGTAAAAGCATAAAATTTTAATGCCTGAGAAATTGCCAATCATATTTGATTATTCCCGTCAGTTTGATAAGTTATTAAAACTTAAAAGTTAATTTTTTGTTTGCTCTTATAATACTTATCGCTCTTTTCTGGGTTATTTATGCAAAACACCAAAATCCCCAGCAAATAAAATTTGATTGGTGAAAAAATGACATGAACTACAGCATTAAATGCGATGGGCTACGCCCCGCAAAGAAGCGATCGCTCTTAAGAGGATGTTTGAAAAGTCCTCTTCTAGGTAGCAAAACATTCTAGATCCCCCTAAATCCCCCTTAAAAAGGGGGACTTTGACTCCGGTTCCCCCTTTTTTAAGGCTACGGTGTACACACAAGTCTTGAAATCCCACCTAAAACTTGGTTTCGTTGCCCTAACCTTAAAATTAGCGGGATAAATGGAGTTTCTAGTTGCCCAAAATTTGGGTATTTACCGGGCTAAAAGGGTTGAAACCTTTGCGGACTATACTTGTGTGTACACGGTAGTTGTTTAAGGGGGGTTAGGGGGGATCTAAAAGTGTCTAAAGTCACAGCGAAATACTTTTCAAACAACCTCTAAGGCGGGCGGGTACGCCATCGCTATTCTTTAGTGTGACCCATTAAGAATTATTAACGCCCTTGTCTCAAACCTCTTTCCATAAGCATCTGAGGTTCGATATTCTCAACTTTTGGTATCGCTTCTAGCTGAGGAATCTTTGCGATCGCATCTGCAATATTACCTGATTGGGCACGCAACCAAGCGGCGTGAGGCGCATAGTCAAGGCTTTCTACTACTTCGTAACCCGCTCGATTAATTGCCTCGTGCTGAGACTTTACATCAACGCCTTCAGCAAAGCGGATAAAAACCAGTCCAGTTGGTACTGCTAAAGAACCATTGGGTTCTATTGTGTAAACTGGACTCAGTTTACCCTGCTCTGATTGATTGGGTTCGCCTGGAAAAACTGCGTAGGCGTAGCCCGCACTTCGACAAGGCTCAGTGACCATCGTAGACATCGCACCATCGTTAAGTTGTAAAATTGCTCCTGGTGCTACCGTCTTGGGTTGATTATTATAATGTATTGCATAGTACCCAGACTTACGAGTATAAGATATAGCAGTGCTATCGCTACCAACCCGAATTTGTTCAGGATACTCAGAAAAATAGTCGTTTTGAAATTTCACTTCAGCAATCAGGGGTAAAGAGTATACCTGTAGAAAATACTCAGCCGGAAAATAAAACATCTTTCTCAAGTTCTAATGATGTTATAGCGTTTTCAGTGGTATGGAATACAAATCTTTTATCGGGATGCAAGCTATATATCCCTACTAGTCTGCCAACCCAAAAATGAGCTTGTGAGGTCTGGGGAAAGGGGAAAGGGTAAGGGATTTAAAACCTTTCCCCTTTCCCCCTTACCCTTTACCCTTTACCCCGCTTTCGTCACGAAAGCGAACTACTAGTGATAGTGAAGATTCGTAAAACAGTCTGACTTTGAATTCCTCTTTTCTGGAAAGACGAATTGAAGGCTTGTATGAACTTTAGAGAGATTAAATTCTGTTGCAGCTGGATCTTTTTAATGTCGTAATACACATATAACACATGAAATAAAAACCACCCATAAACTAAAAAACGCACGCTGCCTATAGCAAGCTTTAAAAGTAGTGCATAATACGATTTCCCAATGCCCAATTTTCAAGACAAATATCCCAGGAGATTAAGCTATGGTTCAGGTTCGCTATGGTGGACAGAACGGTCAACAGTATGAACTTGCTATCAGTGATGAACACGTTGTAGTGCGTACCGAAAGCCGCAGTACTCTAATTGGTGCAAGACCGTTTGAAGTAGCACCTGTGTCACCTACAGCTCGTAGCATCCTCAGTCAATTCGAGTTAACAATGCGGTTTCGGCAAGCGGGTGTAGAAATTTTGCGTGCGAAAGTTCCGACTCAGGGTGTCGCTTTGCGCGATCGCGCCCGTGAAATTCTCAACCAAGAGTCTGAAGTCCAATTTGCCGGACGTGTCTTGATCGATCCAGCCTCCAATCAACCGATAATTTACACCGAAAACCTCTTTGTTAAATTCGATAATGAAGAAGAATCAAGGGTCTGCCAAGAGATATTGCGACGTTACAGCCTAACAATTAAACGTCAACTTGAATATGCACGAAATGCTTATTTTGTCAATGCACCTACAAATACTGGTATAGCGATCTTTGACATCGCCGAGAGACTTCTGAATGAGGAATCAGTCGAACTGTGCCATCCTGAACTAGTGCGTGAATCACGCCAACGTCAGGTTTTCCCGCAGCAGTGGCACTTAAAGCAAACAACAATTAACGGTAAGGTAATTAACGCCCATGCCAACGTTGAAGCAGCT contains:
- a CDS encoding aromatic amino acid ammonia-lyase, which codes for MKTLSQAQSKTLPQQFSFTGNSSGNVIIGNQKLTINDVARVARNGALVSLTDNADVLQNIHASCDYINNAVESGEPIYGVTSGFGGMANVAISREQASELQTNLVWFLKTGAGNKLPLADVRAAMLLRANSHMYGASGIRLELIKRMETFLNAGVTPYVYEFGSIGASGDLVPLSYITGSLIGLDPSFKVDFNGKEMDAPTALSQLNLSPLTLLPKEGLAMMNGTSVMTGIAANCVYDTQILTAIAMGVHALDIQALNGTNQSFHPFIHNSKPHPGQLWAADQMISLLANSQLVRDELDGKHDYRDHELIQDRYSLRCLPQYLGPIVDGISQIAKQIEIEINSVTDNPLIDVNNQASYHGGNFLGQYVGVGMDHLRYYIGLMAKHLDVQIALLASPEFSNGLPPSLLGNRERKVNMGLKGLQICGNSIMPLLTFYGNSIADRFPTHAEQFNQNINSQGYTSATLARRSVDIFQNYMAIALMFGVQAVDLRTYKKTGHYDARVCLSPATERLYSAVRHVVGQKPSSDRPYIWNDNEQGLDEHIARISADIAAGGLIVKAVQDIC
- a CDS encoding type I polyketide synthase, with amino-acid sequence MSPNSENTNYRLLLENAILELRRMRSEVDTVEQLQKEPIAIIGMSCRLPGGVNNPEDYWNLLHNGVDAISKIPAQRWPVDEFYHPDPDVLGKMYTQHGGFLNEVDKFDAQFFGISPREAVSLDPQQRLLLEVTWEALENAGQAPEKLNGSPTGVFVGLSMDDYAQLSFYGDRTQIDAYNTLSILRSMAAGRLAYVLGLQGATMQLDTACSSSLLGVHLACQSLRSQECNMALAGGVNLILSPDPSIGLCKLKALSTDGRCKTFDASADGYGRGEGCGIVVLKRLSDALADGDPILALIRGSAYNHDGSSNGLTAPNGSAQEKLLRKALENANVQAHQIQYVETHGTGTPLGDPIEVLALGAVLGQGRSEDNPLTIGSVKTQVGHLESAAGVAGLMKVVLALQHTEIPPHLHFQQPNPYIPWEKLPVVVPTQPTKWPLGADGRRLAGVSSFGMSGTNVHLILEAAPEIKSVQAKTERPLHLLSLSAKTESALQSLVSRYESFLAGDSKANIADICFSANTGRSHFDHRFAVVAESTQDLRQQLAAFAAGKTPAVSGQLHNKKRPKIAFLFTGQGSQYISMGRELYETQPTFRQTLDRCDEILRPYLEQPLLSILYPESGTSPLNETAYTQPALFALEYAVSQLWKSWGIEPTVVMGHSLGEYVAACIAGVFSLEDGLKLVAIRARLMQSLPQDGAMVNIFASQARVFAAIQPYADQVSIAAINGPESVVISGQHQAVAAVMSTLQSEGVNSVKLNVSHAFHSPLMEPVLAEFERIAAEVSFSLPNIKLISNVTSTVVTTEITNAEYWVRHLRQSVRFASGMETLEQQGCEIFLEVGPKPILLGMGRKCLPEGVGVWLPSLRPGQSDWQQLLQSLQELYLRGASINWSGFDQDYPRRRLVLPNYPFQRQRYWVETSHRQQTLPAKTSKTLHPVLGHRLKLPFSPEIRFETQFSLNSPAYLEDHQLNEVRIVPGASYISMLLSAVKEAFPNESCIIEDLLFQNTLVCPDDGSTTVQLVLTPQTTEETSFQLISFLGGEAENEVNWKTHGTGKVRLFSPVPNFVDVAEVKARCSQVLSGTQFYSSFQAVGYSWGTSFQWLENIWHQDGEAVCQMKLPQLQDELDNYQLYPGLIDSCLQLLNVCWDVNPAEQVQNDYMYIPFSIGSFRFYGRSHPGHQLWCHGQKTPTSNQQSLIGDVHLFDQNGQLIAEIIGFEVRKVRRATLLQSLQKDLGDWLYEVAWQSKPREQNHQLAQAQEGSWLIFADQQGTAVKLAKLLKERGDRTILVSPGAEYQADAEHYYINPSEPQDFQRLIQASLGNNQPPCRGVVYLWGLEETLETLNTGCGNVLHLVQALAKSTWSKSPRLWLVTRGTQPVEPMSDSLAINQAALWGLGRVIALEHPELSCVRLDLDPNGNGNEIEELLAELLFPDQEDEVAFRQGVRKVSRLVRRQAQTPANQLAIGEDGTYLITGGLGALGLQVAQWMVAQGAKNLILTGRRGVVGDTQVAINQLQQAGAKVLVVTADVSNTEDVAQMLEAIKANYPPLRGIFHAAGVLDDGVLLQQNWSRFAKVLAPKVQGAWNLHTLSKDLPLDFFVCFSSVASLLGSPSQGNYAAANAFMDALVHYRRGLGLPGLSINWGPWAEVGMAADLDSRSQQRIAESGFATMSSELGLQLLGDLLRQDATQVGVMSVNWAKFLQQFPPGGAAPLISDLAPQTQPQTNSAQSAKQLELLRQLEETIASDGLRPAVGDRQNVLIAYIQTEVAQVLRFEAAYQPNPQQGFFDMGMDSLMSIELKNRLETSVGNSLPSTLTFEYPTIESLAEYLLNNVISLNVAEPVVVEPQIETEVQNDLLIDIQQYSEDELAALVDQELEALLGV
- a CDS encoding long-chain-fatty-acid--CoA ligase encodes the protein MNISQNVERGCCLFPNKPALIFEGLYFTYKQLNEMANRFANALLGLGIERGDRIALLLPNIPEFVISYLGILKIGAIAVSINPSLQSDELKFILNDCGAVVLVTTETLREKLPKQDLPHLKHILIAEGKASDAIALSEFMANASSSARAVEMERDDPAAILYTSGTTGFPKGATLSHGNVISNMHSMNHCCEMRPNDQILLFLPMFHCFGQNAVLNSGLNTCATIVLQRSFDPETVLTTISEYNITIFFGVPTTFILLCDKASIRDLDSVRYYFSAAAGLPIEIAKRWQDKFGKVINQGYGLTETSPLASYNHELRYKLGSIGSPIENVEMKIVSLDDGCEVAPGELGEIVIRGVNVMLGYWNRPAETAKAIKNGWFHTGDIGQIDELGYFYIVDRLKDMINNGGLKVYPAEVENVIYQHPGIAEVAVYGVPDSILGEQVKASVVLKPDQVVTEEEIIAFCYQKLAKYKVPSAVEFVSSIPKNPTGKILKRLLRQENSAASSHSTVVSKTQTSASVNVSYQTAELIENWIMDWVVRKLAVAAQSIDQSKSFADYGLDSVRAVKLAQELSEWLGYPLEATIVWNFSTIESLASHLASQKIPQPTELAKTKPESNLHTESLLVSVELLTNKAELTESADLKALSDAEIAELLTKEIATVKQRRLV